In Paenibacillus sonchi, a single genomic region encodes these proteins:
- a CDS encoding DNA repair helicase XPB translates to MNGSGKGACIIRKDRTILLECGHPGFEAARTALADFAELVKSPPAYHTYRITHLSLWNAAAAGKTAQEILKVLSLLSRCGIPAGLEEEVRQLVSRYGRLELHSGAAGGSLMVLRADNPVLLDELAEQASLQELGLNRTAPLECRCPSEQRGLLKQELTRLGFPVLDYAGYRDGQALNVPWKKAAGSGAVSGESVGLRDYQEEAVRRFGGIGGSGGSGVVVLPCGAGKTLVGLAVLESLQCETLILTSNATSVAQWKAELLKRTGLDEEAVGEYSGVKREVRPITVATYQILTHRRSKGGPFGHMNLFNERNWGLIIYDEVHLLPAPVFRATADIQATRRLGLTATLVREDGREDDVFSLIGPKCYELPWKVLEKQGWIAAVDCIEVVVPMGTDIRHRYMYAGAKEQFRVAAGNPAKARAAAKIIAAHPGAAVLVIGQYLDQLEQLAASLGAPLITGRTSQQERSGLYAAFNEGAIRLLVVSKVANFAVNLPDASVAIEVSGAYGSRQEEAQRLGRILRPKPGENKAYFYTLVSGDSREQDFALRRRLFLTEQGYDYAVQTVQLEEVSL, encoded by the coding sequence ATGAATGGAAGCGGAAAAGGAGCATGTATCATCCGTAAAGACCGGACGATCCTGCTGGAATGCGGACACCCTGGCTTTGAGGCGGCCCGGACGGCTCTGGCTGACTTTGCTGAACTGGTGAAAAGCCCTCCTGCCTACCACACTTACCGGATAACCCATCTATCACTATGGAACGCAGCGGCTGCCGGCAAAACAGCGCAGGAGATATTGAAGGTATTGAGCTTACTCTCGCGCTGTGGCATACCCGCCGGTCTTGAGGAAGAGGTTAGACAGCTTGTCTCACGTTACGGAAGACTGGAGCTGCATTCCGGTGCGGCCGGCGGTTCGCTGATGGTCCTGCGTGCCGACAATCCTGTGCTGCTCGACGAATTGGCAGAGCAAGCGTCTTTGCAGGAGCTGGGTCTGAACAGAACGGCTCCCCTGGAATGCCGGTGCCCGTCTGAACAACGGGGTCTGCTGAAGCAGGAGCTGACGAGGCTGGGGTTCCCGGTCCTGGATTACGCGGGCTACCGTGACGGGCAGGCGCTCAATGTGCCATGGAAGAAGGCTGCCGGAAGCGGAGCGGTGTCCGGGGAGTCCGTTGGCCTAAGAGACTATCAGGAGGAAGCCGTCCGCAGGTTCGGGGGAATTGGCGGCAGCGGAGGAAGCGGTGTGGTGGTCCTGCCCTGCGGGGCGGGCAAAACGCTTGTGGGGCTGGCGGTGCTGGAGAGCCTGCAGTGCGAGACGCTGATCCTCACGTCGAATGCCACCTCGGTTGCCCAGTGGAAGGCAGAACTGCTCAAAAGGACCGGCCTGGATGAAGAAGCCGTAGGAGAATACAGCGGAGTGAAGCGGGAGGTCCGGCCGATAACGGTGGCCACCTATCAGATTTTGACGCACCGGCGTTCCAAGGGAGGCCCCTTCGGACATATGAATCTGTTCAATGAACGGAATTGGGGGCTTATTATTTACGACGAGGTGCATCTGCTTCCGGCTCCGGTGTTCAGAGCCACGGCGGATATTCAGGCCACCCGGCGTCTCGGGCTGACGGCTACGCTGGTTAGAGAGGACGGGCGGGAAGATGATGTATTCTCGCTGATCGGCCCCAAATGCTATGAACTGCCCTGGAAGGTGCTGGAGAAGCAGGGCTGGATTGCGGCAGTCGACTGCATCGAGGTCGTTGTGCCCATGGGCACCGATATCAGGCACCGGTATATGTATGCCGGAGCAAAGGAGCAGTTCCGGGTTGCTGCAGGCAATCCGGCCAAGGCTCGGGCCGCGGCAAAGATCATAGCAGCCCACCCGGGGGCGGCAGTTCTGGTCATTGGTCAATATCTGGACCAGTTGGAGCAGTTAGCGGCAAGCCTGGGTGCGCCGCTGATAACAGGCAGGACTTCCCAGCAGGAGCGGAGCGGACTGTATGCTGCTTTTAACGAAGGGGCGATACGGCTGCTTGTGGTATCCAAGGTAGCGAACTTTGCCGTAAATCTGCCGGATGCTTCTGTAGCGATCGAGGTGTCCGGTGCCTACGGTTCACGGCAAGAGGAGGCCCAGCGCCTGGGGCGTATCCTCCGGCCGAAGCCGGGAGAGAACAAGGCCTACTTCTATACTCTGGTGTCCGGTGACAGCAGGGAGCAGGATTTCGCTCTGCGCCGCCGTCTGTTTCTGACCGAGCAGGGCTACGATTATGCCGTCCAGACGGTCCAGCTGGAAGAGGTAAGCCTATGA
- a CDS encoding Asp23/Gls24 family envelope stress response protein: MAEQLQLEMGNIRISNDVVSKIAGLAALETPGIAAMSGGLSEGWAKRLSGKNVQKGVTVEVGQLEAAVDLRIIVLYETPIHEVCRMLQQNVREAVESMTGLHIVEVNVKVEGVAFKNDEIS; encoded by the coding sequence ATGGCGGAACAACTTCAACTGGAAATGGGAAACATACGGATCTCTAATGACGTCGTCTCGAAGATTGCCGGATTGGCTGCCTTGGAGACCCCGGGAATCGCGGCCATGTCTGGCGGCTTGTCCGAGGGCTGGGCCAAGCGTCTCAGCGGCAAAAACGTGCAAAAAGGTGTTACTGTTGAAGTGGGACAGCTTGAAGCAGCTGTAGACCTGCGCATCATCGTTCTGTACGAAACTCCGATTCACGAGGTATGCCGGATGCTTCAGCAGAATGTGCGCGAGGCTGTGGAGAGCATGACGGGGCTTCATATCGTTGAAGTCAACGTCAAGGTTGAAGGCGTCGCCTTCAAGAACGACGAAATTTCGTAA
- a CDS encoding YlaN family protein yields the protein MTSSDLQEQLNLRAVTLLQEDADKIQKLIEVQMENLATRYCPLYEEVLDTQMYGFSREVDFAVRAGLVPEVSGKLILSELERNLAVLYDALNKKAEEREML from the coding sequence ATGACTTCATCGGATTTGCAGGAACAGCTTAATCTTAGAGCAGTCACTCTTCTTCAAGAAGATGCCGATAAAATTCAGAAGCTCATCGAAGTGCAGATGGAGAATCTGGCAACCCGTTACTGCCCTCTCTATGAGGAAGTGCTCGATACCCAGATGTACGGGTTCTCCAGAGAAGTTGATTTTGCGGTCAGAGCAGGACTGGTGCCGGAAGTTTCAGGTAAGCTGATTCTGAGCGAGCTGGAGCGCAATCTGGCCGTACTGTACGATGCGCTCAACAAGAAGGCTGAAGAGCGCGAGATGCTGTAA
- a CDS encoding M20 family metallopeptidase, with translation MDRRTLEQLLPDMVKWRRHLHRHPELSYQEKETSAFVAAKLIEFGIEVVRSKAGYGLTGILKGKSPGKTVVLRADMDALAITEENGREYASQNHGVMHACGHDGHTSMLLAAAAYYSSRREELQGELRFLFQPAEEICPGGALGMIAEGVLEGADAVYGLHLWTPLPVGKVASAPGPLMASADEFFIDITGKGGHAGTPHRTVDSIVAAAALVTQLQSIVSRSVDPLRPAVVSVGTIQGGTAQNIVAERCRITGTVRAFDEETRYLIRQRIEEMTASVAASYGAEAKIDYLMGYPPLVNDEAEFQRFFRVAPAALGGEVRVERMEKIMPAEDFSYYVKEIPGCFIFVGAGNPDKDAVYPHHHSKFDFDEDALLHGAKVLVAMADSCLNE, from the coding sequence ATGGATAGGCGAACACTGGAACAGCTGCTGCCGGATATGGTGAAATGGCGCAGACATCTGCACCGTCATCCGGAGCTGTCTTATCAGGAGAAAGAGACCTCGGCGTTTGTTGCCGCGAAGCTAATAGAATTCGGGATTGAAGTCGTGAGAAGCAAAGCCGGTTACGGGCTGACCGGGATCCTGAAAGGAAAATCGCCGGGCAAAACCGTTGTTCTGCGCGCGGACATGGATGCGCTGGCCATCACGGAGGAGAACGGCCGCGAGTACGCCTCGCAAAATCACGGAGTTATGCATGCCTGCGGCCATGACGGGCATACCTCCATGCTGCTTGCCGCCGCTGCCTATTACAGCAGCCGCAGGGAAGAGCTGCAGGGTGAGCTGCGCTTCCTGTTTCAGCCTGCGGAAGAGATCTGCCCCGGCGGCGCGCTGGGGATGATCGCTGAAGGGGTGCTGGAGGGAGCTGACGCAGTGTATGGCCTGCACTTGTGGACGCCGCTGCCGGTCGGAAAGGTAGCCAGCGCACCGGGGCCGCTGATGGCCTCTGCGGATGAATTTTTCATCGACATCACCGGTAAGGGCGGACATGCCGGTACGCCGCACCGTACGGTTGACAGCATTGTGGCCGCCGCCGCTCTTGTGACCCAGCTGCAAAGCATTGTCAGCCGTTCGGTGGACCCGCTGCGCCCTGCAGTCGTAAGTGTGGGAACGATTCAGGGCGGGACCGCCCAGAACATCGTGGCGGAACGCTGCCGGATCACCGGCACGGTGCGTGCGTTTGACGAGGAGACCCGTTATCTCATCCGCCAGAGAATTGAAGAGATGACCGCTTCTGTAGCCGCTTCATACGGGGCTGAAGCCAAGATCGATTATTTGATGGGTTATCCGCCGCTGGTGAATGACGAAGCGGAATTCCAACGCTTTTTCCGCGTGGCGCCAGCTGCGCTTGGCGGTGAAGTCCGCGTAGAACGGATGGAGAAGATCATGCCGGCAGAGGATTTTTCCTATTATGTTAAAGAAATTCCCGGCTGCTTCATCTTTGTGGGTGCGGGCAATCCGGATAAAGATGCGGTGTATCCGCATCATCACAGCAAATTCGATTTTGACGAGGATGCTCTGCTGCACGGGGCGAAGGTGCTTGTGGCGATGGCGGATTCCTGCCTGAATGAATAA
- a CDS encoding CBS domain-containing protein, with translation MKTVKEVMTAHPVCVTLQDNLYEVAVKMRDADTGVIPVVEADGESLIGIITDRDLVIRGYAEKHSGSTAVETVMTKGITAVSESTSVDEAAELMASRQIRRIPVVNGKKLIGIVSLGDLAVKNIFADEAAEALTDISQQHLH, from the coding sequence TTGAAGACAGTCAAAGAAGTAATGACGGCGCACCCTGTGTGCGTCACCTTACAGGATAATCTCTATGAGGTAGCCGTGAAAATGAGAGATGCGGATACCGGCGTTATTCCGGTGGTAGAAGCTGACGGGGAATCCCTGATCGGTATTATTACGGACCGGGACTTGGTAATCCGGGGTTATGCCGAGAAGCATTCCGGCTCGACTGCGGTGGAAACGGTAATGACCAAAGGAATTACTGCCGTTTCCGAATCCACTTCGGTGGATGAAGCGGCTGAGCTGATGGCCTCCAGGCAGATCCGGCGCATACCGGTGGTCAACGGAAAAAAACTGATCGGGATCGTGTCGCTGGGTGATTTGGCCGTGAAAAATATTTTTGCTGATGAAGCAGCAGAAGCTTTGACTGACATTTCACAGCAGCATCTGCATTAG
- a CDS encoding YugN family protein produces MIFENTGLVGLTSDLLYLDESAAKAGFIRWQWEYYRATYDCKIEDRQNGGEYFLRINTRAVEGKLEKSDAVLAIEAVYLGKATFPHGLEYESPVPKPVLDDAAKHILELKALLEA; encoded by the coding sequence ATGATATTTGAGAACACGGGCCTCGTTGGATTGACAAGCGACCTTCTCTATCTGGACGAAAGCGCGGCCAAAGCCGGATTCATCCGCTGGCAGTGGGAATACTACCGGGCCACCTATGACTGCAAGATCGAAGACAGGCAGAACGGCGGAGAATATTTTTTGCGGATCAACACGCGTGCTGTCGAAGGAAAGCTGGAGAAGTCCGACGCCGTGCTGGCGATTGAAGCCGTCTACTTGGGCAAAGCCACCTTTCCCCATGGTCTGGAGTATGAATCTCCTGTCCCTAAGCCTGTTCTGGATGATGCCGCGAAGCATATCCTTGAACTGAAGGCGCTGCTGGAGGCTTGA
- a CDS encoding putative peptidoglycan glycosyltransferase FtsW: MVFSSSSSLTLASEKFGNDPFYFVKRQIIWVVLGSFVMFVTMNIHYSKFKKWYAPIFMITLVLLLFVASAERINGAKSWFNIAGLGIQPTELAKISIILYLAALISKKGERLRDLRTGYIPVMVIVGIVAGLIMMQPDLGSCLILVVTSGLVIYAGGASMKHIMASIALLVLGVGIVMGAKAAIDSLSPPSETAAVSQDYKKDRISAFINPLAVADDAGFNIVQSLIAFGEGGTNGSGFGQSIQKLHYLPYPYTDFIFAVIGEELGFIGTSLFLLVYLYFIWRGILIALRCTDPFGTLVGIGVMGLIAIQAFVNIGGVTNTIPLTGVTLPFISYGGSSLLVTMLSMGIMLSISRETNRPAKEEVTKSVTTVRQVRAR, encoded by the coding sequence ATGGTCTTCAGCTCCAGCTCCAGCCTGACGCTGGCCAGTGAGAAGTTTGGAAATGATCCCTTTTATTTTGTCAAACGCCAGATCATCTGGGTGGTATTGGGAAGTTTCGTGATGTTCGTGACGATGAATATCCACTACAGTAAATTCAAGAAGTGGTATGCCCCAATCTTTATGATCACGCTGGTCCTGCTGCTGTTCGTAGCCTCCGCTGAGAGAATCAACGGTGCCAAAAGCTGGTTCAACATCGCTGGCCTGGGCATTCAGCCCACGGAGCTGGCCAAAATATCCATCATCCTCTATCTGGCTGCCCTGATCTCCAAAAAAGGCGAGCGGCTTAGAGATTTGCGCACAGGTTATATTCCGGTGATGGTTATTGTGGGCATCGTTGCAGGACTCATTATGATGCAGCCGGATTTGGGTTCCTGTCTGATCCTGGTAGTCACGAGCGGGCTAGTTATCTACGCCGGAGGGGCCAGCATGAAGCATATTATGGCCTCCATCGCCTTGCTGGTGCTTGGTGTCGGAATTGTTATGGGTGCAAAAGCAGCCATTGACTCCTTATCACCGCCTTCAGAAACGGCGGCGGTCAGCCAGGATTACAAAAAGGACCGGATCAGCGCCTTTATCAACCCGCTTGCTGTCGCTGACGATGCCGGATTTAATATCGTTCAATCCCTGATCGCCTTTGGCGAAGGGGGAACCAACGGCTCAGGCTTTGGCCAGAGCATTCAGAAGCTGCACTATCTGCCCTATCCATATACCGACTTCATTTTTGCTGTTATCGGTGAAGAGCTGGGATTTATAGGGACCTCCCTTTTCCTGCTGGTCTACCTCTATTTCATCTGGCGCGGCATCCTGATTGCGCTTAGATGCACCGACCCCTTCGGAACCCTTGTCGGCATCGGGGTCATGGGCCTGATTGCCATTCAGGCCTTTGTCAACATCGGCGGGGTCACCAACACGATCCCGCTTACCGGAGTTACGCTTCCGTTCATCAGCTATGGAGGTTCCTCACTGCTCGTAACCATGCTCTCCATGGGCATTATGCTGAGCATTTCCAGAGAAACTAACCGGCCGGCCAAAGAGGAGGTAACGAAGTCTGTTACCACGGTTAGACAAGTCCGTGCCCGCTGA